In Streptomyces sp. NBC_00878, a single window of DNA contains:
- a CDS encoding gliding motility protein produces MTAESGADAEEAAKGSATAETETSSAAATESAESDESAAEGVEIPKQQSADEAADSEAGEGARK; encoded by the coding sequence GTGACGGCCGAGTCCGGGGCGGATGCGGAGGAAGCGGCGAAGGGGTCGGCGACGGCCGAGACCGAGACCTCTTCCGCAGCGGCGACGGAGTCGGCGGAGTCCGACGAGTCCGCGGCGGAGGGCGTCGAGATCCCCAAGCAGCAGTCCGCCGACGAGGCGGCCGACAGCGAGGCCGGCGAGGGCGCCCGCAAGTAG
- a CDS encoding serine protease, with protein MRSTRPSFAGSRPSFASSRGRRRILAATGLVAALALTATACDSGDDNAVDKPAATGSGASGGDKLEIPADIADKLKEHGIDVDDWKDGAWKNWDKDEWLSEAQDFVNPVIEDLWKPERMKSAKDPDKTISAKDASADQGVSDPAPAPVTATRENTPYHDNAAPVGKVFFDSPEGSMVCSGTVVKDPRNPGRSNLVWTAGHCVHAGGGGGWYRNIAFAPAYNDLGKSEAELADATQQEITPYGQFWADWASTSNEWIQGGSDSGGAGAAYDYAVLHVKPESGSKSLEETVGTALDVDFSTPAAADAGTMGAWGYPAAPPYNGLIMHKCVDRPGRLSLGSTLPTMYRIGCTMTGGSSGGGWFRVIDGKTVLVSNTSIGPADNTWLAGPQLGQGAETIYDNMSKEYGDK; from the coding sequence ATGCGTTCCACACGTCCGTCCTTCGCGGGGAGTCGTCCGTCCTTCGCGAGCAGTCGTGGGCGGCGCCGCATCCTCGCCGCCACCGGACTCGTAGCGGCTCTGGCGCTCACCGCCACCGCCTGCGACTCGGGCGACGACAACGCCGTCGACAAGCCGGCCGCCACGGGCTCCGGGGCCTCCGGCGGCGACAAGCTGGAAATTCCCGCCGACATCGCCGACAAGCTCAAGGAGCACGGCATCGATGTCGACGACTGGAAGGACGGCGCATGGAAGAACTGGGACAAGGACGAGTGGCTCAGTGAGGCCCAGGACTTCGTCAACCCGGTGATCGAGGACCTCTGGAAGCCCGAGCGGATGAAGTCCGCCAAGGACCCGGACAAGACGATCTCCGCGAAGGACGCCTCGGCCGACCAGGGAGTGAGCGATCCGGCGCCGGCCCCGGTCACGGCGACGCGGGAGAACACCCCGTACCACGACAACGCCGCCCCGGTCGGGAAGGTGTTCTTCGACTCCCCCGAGGGCTCGATGGTCTGCTCCGGCACGGTCGTCAAGGACCCGCGCAACCCGGGCAGGTCCAACCTCGTGTGGACCGCGGGCCATTGCGTGCACGCGGGCGGTGGCGGCGGCTGGTACCGCAACATCGCGTTCGCGCCCGCCTACAACGACCTCGGCAAGTCCGAGGCCGAGCTGGCCGACGCGACACAGCAGGAGATCACCCCGTACGGCCAGTTCTGGGCTGACTGGGCGTCGACGTCGAACGAGTGGATCCAGGGCGGCTCGGATTCGGGCGGCGCGGGTGCCGCGTACGACTACGCGGTGCTGCACGTGAAGCCGGAGTCCGGCTCCAAGTCCCTTGAGGAGACCGTCGGTACGGCGCTGGACGTGGACTTCTCCACCCCCGCCGCGGCGGACGCGGGCACGATGGGCGCCTGGGGTTACCCGGCCGCGCCGCCCTACAACGGTCTGATCATGCACAAGTGCGTCGACCGGCCGGGCCGGCTCTCGCTCGGCTCGACCCTGCCGACGATGTACCGCATCGGCTGCACCATGACGGGCGGTTCGTCGGGCGGCGGCTGGTTCCGCGTCATCGACGGCAAGACCGTACTCGTCTCGAACACGTCGATCGGCCCGGCCGACAACACCTGGCTCGCGGGACCCCAGCTGGGCCAGGGCGCCGAGACGATCTACGACAACATGAGCAAGGAGTACGGCGACAAGTAG
- a CDS encoding class III extradiol dioxygenase subunit B-like domain-containing protein encodes MLVAAAVCPCPPLLVPDVAAGAAPELDAARAACTDALGVLAAARPDLLVVAGPAERSGRGPHPEGARGTFRGFGVHLDVRLGGNGARTRMREGTAGSEPVEGGDRPLPPSLAVAAWLLGRTGWSDAPVEGLGVGEPLAAERCIQVGREIAARAGRVALLVMGDASACRTLKAPGYLDDRAAGFDMEVAHALGAADVAALKTLDAELAYELKASGRAPWQVLAGAAEGAGLAGALLYEDAPYGVGYVVAAWS; translated from the coding sequence ATGCTTGTCGCCGCCGCCGTCTGTCCCTGCCCGCCTCTTCTCGTGCCCGACGTCGCCGCGGGCGCCGCGCCCGAACTGGACGCCGCGCGTGCCGCCTGCACGGATGCGCTGGGAGTGCTGGCCGCCGCGCGGCCCGACCTGCTGGTGGTCGCGGGCCCCGCCGAGCGGAGCGGACGTGGACCCCATCCGGAGGGCGCCCGGGGCACGTTCCGCGGCTTCGGCGTGCATCTCGACGTGCGGCTGGGCGGCAACGGGGCCCGGACGCGGATGCGGGAAGGCACGGCCGGGTCCGAACCCGTCGAGGGTGGTGACCGTCCGCTGCCGCCCTCGCTCGCGGTCGCGGCCTGGCTGCTCGGTCGTACGGGCTGGTCGGACGCCCCCGTCGAGGGGCTCGGCGTGGGGGAACCTCTCGCGGCCGAGCGGTGTATCCAAGTCGGAAGGGAAATCGCCGCGCGGGCCGGGCGGGTGGCACTGCTGGTGATGGGCGACGCCAGCGCGTGCCGCACGCTCAAGGCGCCCGGCTATCTGGACGACCGCGCGGCAGGCTTCGACATGGAGGTGGCACATGCGCTCGGAGCGGCTGACGTGGCCGCCCTCAAGACGCTGGACGCGGAACTGGCGTACGAACTGAAGGCCTCCGGCCGCGCGCCCTGGCAGGTGCTCGCGGGCGCGGCCGAGGGCGCGGGGCTCGCAGGCGCGCTCCTGTACGAGGACGCGCCCTACGGGGTGGGGTACGTGGTGGCGGCCTGGTCGTAG
- a CDS encoding antitoxin translates to MGLLDNVKAWLAPAKEKVSDFAQQHGEKIDKIEQGLDKAAKLADEKTKGKYSDKIQTGTGKGKAKDALDRLAHKESDGTDGGVTPPSPPTPPPSAS, encoded by the coding sequence ATGGGTCTCCTGGACAACGTGAAGGCCTGGCTCGCGCCTGCCAAGGAGAAGGTCTCCGACTTCGCGCAGCAGCATGGGGAAAAGATCGACAAGATCGAACAGGGTCTCGACAAGGCCGCGAAGCTGGCCGACGAGAAGACCAAGGGCAAGTACAGCGACAAGATCCAGACGGGCACGGGCAAGGGCAAGGCCAAGGACGCCCTGGACCGACTCGCGCACAAGGAGAGTGACGGCACGGACGGCGGCGTGACGCCCCCGTCTCCCCCGACACCCCCACCCTCGGCATCCTGA
- the dapF gene encoding diaminopimelate epimerase encodes MSTRIAFLKGHGTENDFVIIPDPENAIDLPPAAVAALCDRRAGIGGDGLLHVVRSAAHPEARAMADEAEWFMDYRNGDGSIAEMCGNGVRVFAHYLQRAGHVAEGDLAVATRGGVKTVHIAKEGDITVGMGKALLPEGDVTVSVGERSWPARNVNMGNPHAVAFVEDLGHAGNLFDPPPFSPAAAYPDGVNVEFVVDRGLRHVALRVHERGSGETRSCGTGACAVAVAAARRDGADPAVTGAPVTYTVDVPGGRLVITERPDGEIEMTGPAVIVAEGEIDTAWLETVTP; translated from the coding sequence ATGAGCACGCGGATCGCCTTCCTCAAGGGGCACGGGACCGAGAACGACTTCGTGATCATCCCCGACCCCGAGAACGCCATCGACCTGCCCCCGGCCGCCGTCGCCGCCCTGTGCGACCGCCGCGCGGGCATCGGCGGGGACGGTCTGCTGCATGTCGTACGGTCCGCGGCGCACCCCGAGGCCCGGGCGATGGCGGACGAAGCGGAATGGTTCATGGACTACCGCAACGGCGACGGCTCGATCGCGGAGATGTGCGGCAACGGAGTGCGTGTGTTCGCCCACTATCTCCAGCGCGCCGGACATGTGGCCGAAGGCGACCTCGCCGTCGCCACGCGCGGAGGCGTCAAGACGGTGCACATCGCCAAGGAGGGCGACATCACCGTCGGCATGGGCAAGGCGCTCCTCCCCGAAGGGGACGTCACCGTGAGCGTCGGCGAGCGCAGCTGGCCCGCGCGCAACGTCAACATGGGCAACCCTCACGCGGTCGCCTTCGTGGAGGACCTCGGCCACGCCGGAAATCTGTTCGACCCGCCGCCGTTCAGCCCCGCCGCCGCGTACCCGGACGGCGTGAACGTCGAGTTCGTCGTCGACCGTGGTCTTCGTCACGTCGCTCTGCGTGTCCACGAGCGTGGCTCCGGCGAGACCCGCTCGTGCGGCACGGGCGCGTGCGCCGTGGCCGTGGCGGCGGCGCGCAGGGACGGCGCCGACCCCGCCGTGACCGGTGCACCGGTGACATACACGGTCGATGTGCCCGGCGGGCGCCTGGTGATCACCGAGCGGCCCGACGGCGAGATCGAGATGACCGGGCCCGCGGTGATCGTCGCAGAGGGTGAGATCGACACCGCGTGGCTCGAAACGGTGACCCCCTGA
- a CDS encoding M1 family metallopeptidase gives MLRTHKTAPRTGTARPKAPRRLRTAFLASAASVCLIAASAPAPAPLGIGDRLFPYLGNPGYDVTAYDLAFTYPGSNSKPLPAVTTIEARTTDWLEQFNLDYSHGTVRSVEVDGAPAEFRSAGEDLVVTPAEPLPPGFRMRITVRHDSNPVSSKDQESGWVPTADGLAMANQADAGHRVFPGNDHPSDKAMFTIRVTAPNGYTAVANGLPAGATRGAEATTWTYRTEHPMATELAQVSIGRSSVLHRSGPDGLPVRDVVPTKDRELLEPWLKKTPDQIAWMQEKVGDYPFETYGLLIAEASTGFELETQTLSLFERELFTRPEYPKWYVESIMVHELAHQWFGDSVSPRTWSDLWLNEGHATWYEALYAEEKADKPMEARMRAAYRASDTWRAAGGPPAAPKGAAPGEKLSIFRPNVYDGSALFLYALREEIGRPAFEQLERTWVSTHHDGVADTADFEQLASAVAGRELSGFFEAWLYGEKTPPMPGHPDWRSTVPAKKHAKRTR, from the coding sequence ATGCTGCGCACCCACAAGACCGCCCCCCGTACCGGGACCGCACGCCCGAAGGCCCCCCGACGGCTCCGTACGGCGTTCCTCGCCTCCGCCGCCTCCGTCTGCCTCATCGCCGCGAGCGCGCCTGCTCCGGCCCCGCTCGGCATCGGCGACCGGCTCTTCCCGTACCTGGGCAACCCCGGGTACGACGTCACGGCGTACGACCTCGCGTTCACCTATCCCGGCAGCAACAGCAAGCCGCTGCCCGCCGTCACCACGATCGAGGCCCGGACGACGGACTGGCTGGAGCAGTTCAATCTTGACTACTCGCATGGAACAGTGCGATCCGTCGAGGTCGACGGCGCGCCCGCGGAGTTCCGGAGCGCCGGAGAGGACCTGGTGGTCACGCCCGCGGAGCCCCTGCCTCCCGGCTTCCGGATGAGGATCACCGTGCGCCACGACAGCAACCCGGTGTCGAGCAAGGACCAGGAGAGCGGCTGGGTGCCGACCGCGGACGGCCTCGCCATGGCCAACCAGGCCGACGCCGGCCACCGGGTTTTCCCGGGCAACGACCACCCCTCGGACAAGGCGATGTTCACCATCCGGGTCACCGCGCCCAACGGCTACACGGCCGTAGCCAACGGGCTGCCCGCGGGCGCGACCCGCGGGGCCGAGGCCACCACCTGGACGTACCGGACCGAGCACCCCATGGCCACCGAGCTGGCCCAGGTGTCCATCGGCCGCTCCTCCGTGCTGCACCGAAGCGGGCCCGACGGCCTGCCCGTACGCGATGTGGTGCCCACCAAGGACCGCGAGCTGCTGGAACCGTGGCTCAAGAAGACACCCGACCAGATCGCCTGGATGCAGGAGAAGGTCGGCGACTACCCCTTCGAGACGTACGGGCTGCTCATCGCCGAGGCGAGCACCGGGTTCGAACTGGAGACACAGACGCTCTCTCTCTTCGAGAGAGAGCTCTTCACGCGCCCCGAGTACCCGAAGTGGTATGTCGAGTCGATCATGGTGCACGAACTGGCACACCAGTGGTTCGGCGACAGCGTCTCCCCGCGCACCTGGTCCGACCTGTGGCTCAACGAAGGACACGCCACCTGGTACGAGGCCCTCTACGCAGAGGAGAAGGCCGACAAGCCCATGGAGGCGCGGATGCGTGCCGCCTACCGGGCGTCCGACACCTGGCGGGCCGCCGGCGGCCCGCCCGCCGCGCCCAAGGGGGCCGCGCCCGGCGAGAAGCTCAGCATCTTCCGGCCGAACGTCTACGACGGCAGCGCCCTGTTCCTGTACGCGCTCCGCGAGGAGATCGGCCGCCCCGCCTTCGAGCAGCTGGAGCGCACCTGGGTGAGCACCCACCACGACGGTGTCGCGGACACCGCGGACTTCGAGCAGCTCGCCTCGGCCGTCGCGGGCCGCGAGCTGAGCGGCTTCTTCGAGGCATGGCTCTACGGGGAGAAGACCCCGCCCATGCCGGGCCACCCCGACTGGCGCAGCACCGTGCCCGCCAAGAAGCACGCCAAGCGCACGCGATAG
- the miaA gene encoding tRNA (adenosine(37)-N6)-dimethylallyltransferase MiaA — protein MSSAAPAPRVIAVVGPTAAGKSDLGVHLAQRLGGEVVNADSMQLYRGMDVGTAKLTPGEREGIPHHLLDIWDVTVTASVAEYQRLARDRIDALLTEGRWPILVGGSGLYVRGAVDNLEFPGTDSDVRARLEEELILRGSGALHARLAVADPEAAQAILPSNGRRIVRALEVIEITGKPFTANLPGHDSVYDTVQIGVDVARPELDDRIARRVDRMWDAGLVDEVRALEAQGLREGRTASRALGYQQVLAALSGECTDDEARAETVRATKRFARRQDSWFRRDPRVHWLSGAAADLTELPRLALALVERPVTA, from the coding sequence GTGAGTAGTGCAGCTCCCGCCCCGCGGGTCATCGCCGTCGTCGGTCCCACCGCGGCGGGAAAGTCCGATCTCGGAGTCCATCTGGCCCAGCGACTGGGGGGCGAGGTCGTCAACGCCGACTCGATGCAGCTCTACCGGGGGATGGACGTCGGTACCGCCAAGCTGACGCCCGGGGAGCGCGAAGGCATCCCGCACCACCTCCTGGACATCTGGGACGTGACGGTCACGGCGAGCGTCGCCGAGTACCAGCGTCTCGCGCGTGACCGCATCGACGCACTCCTCACCGAGGGCCGCTGGCCGATCCTCGTCGGCGGCTCCGGGCTGTACGTCCGAGGGGCCGTCGACAACCTGGAGTTTCCCGGGACCGACTCCGACGTACGGGCCCGTCTGGAGGAGGAGCTCATCCTGCGCGGCTCCGGTGCCCTGCACGCCCGGCTGGCCGTCGCCGATCCCGAGGCCGCCCAGGCGATCCTGCCCAGCAACGGCCGCCGTATCGTCCGGGCCCTGGAGGTCATCGAGATCACCGGCAAGCCCTTCACCGCCAACCTCCCCGGCCACGACTCGGTCTACGACACCGTGCAGATCGGTGTCGATGTGGCGCGCCCCGAGCTCGACGACCGCATCGCCCGCCGAGTCGACCGCATGTGGGACGCCGGCCTCGTCGACGAAGTGCGCGCACTGGAGGCGCAAGGGTTGCGCGAGGGGCGTACGGCGTCGCGTGCCCTCGGCTACCAGCAGGTGCTCGCGGCACTCTCCGGAGAGTGCACGGACGACGAGGCGCGCGCCGAGACCGTACGTGCGACCAAGCGCTTCGCGCGCCGTCAGGATTCCTGGTTCAGACGCGACCCACGGGTGCATTGGCTGAGTGGGGCTGCGGCGGATCTCACAGAACTTCCGCGGCTCGCGCTGGCGTTGGTCGAACGACCGGTTACAGCCTGA
- a CDS encoding bifunctional (p)ppGpp synthetase/guanosine-3',5'-bis(diphosphate) 3'-pyrophosphohydrolase, whose translation MSAEATNPATPGPMTPGAQRRRGRPRIDLRRLGRAALLGPTARDRLPDAIGHVVEAHRAHHPDADLDPLRRAYVLAESSHRGQMRKSGEPYITHPLAVTLILAELGAETTTLTASLLHDTVEDTEVTLDQVREEFGEEVRYLVDGVTKLEKVDYGAAAEPETFRKMLVATGSDVRVMSIKLADRLHNMRTLGVMRPEKQARIAKVTRDVLIPLAERLGVQALKTELEDLVFAILHPEEYAHTRELILNNASRADDPLAEIAEEVRVVLREAGLQAEVLIRPRHFVSVHRVSRKRGELRGSDFGRVLVLVNEDADCYGVLGELHTCLTPVVSEFKDFIAVPKFNLYQSLHTAVARTDGQVAEVLIRTHQMHNVAEAGVIALGNPYAPPSEEQTDGAGAGSVDGERADPTRPGWLSRLLDWQEAAPDPDTFWSTLREDLAQDREITVYRPDGGTLGLPAGASCVDAAYAQYGEDAHACIGARVNGRLVRLSTVLSDGDTVQLLMGQDPTSEPSREWLEHAHTPVARIAITRWLAAHPSPATQPEAPAATPRPSADAPAARPAAVDVVVDQPGATVRLAGCCTPVPPDDVTGFAVRGGVVTVHRVACSAVARMKGLGRTEVGVRWGDTAGCRVTLFVESFGRPHLLADLTEAIALEGVDIVSATVEPPSQQRVRHTYTLQLPDAAHLPALMRAMRNVPGVFDVGRAQHQTTTT comes from the coding sequence ATGAGTGCGGAGGCCACGAACCCCGCGACGCCCGGCCCCATGACGCCCGGAGCACAGCGCAGGAGGGGCCGCCCCCGGATCGACCTGCGACGCCTCGGCCGGGCCGCGCTCCTGGGGCCCACAGCCCGCGACCGGCTGCCCGACGCGATCGGCCACGTGGTCGAGGCCCATCGCGCCCACCACCCCGACGCCGACCTCGACCCGCTGCGCCGCGCGTACGTCCTCGCCGAGTCCTCGCACCGCGGCCAGATGCGCAAGAGCGGCGAGCCGTACATCACGCACCCGCTCGCCGTGACGCTGATCCTCGCCGAACTCGGCGCCGAGACCACGACTTTGACGGCGTCTCTGCTCCACGACACCGTCGAGGACACGGAAGTGACCCTCGATCAGGTGCGTGAGGAGTTCGGCGAAGAGGTCCGCTATCTCGTCGACGGCGTAACGAAGTTGGAGAAGGTCGACTACGGGGCGGCCGCCGAGCCCGAGACGTTCCGCAAGATGCTCGTCGCCACCGGCAGCGACGTACGCGTGATGTCGATCAAGCTCGCCGACCGGCTGCACAACATGCGCACCCTCGGCGTGATGCGCCCCGAGAAACAGGCACGCATCGCCAAGGTGACCAGAGACGTGCTGATCCCGCTCGCCGAACGCCTGGGCGTGCAGGCCCTGAAGACGGAGCTGGAGGACCTCGTCTTCGCGATCCTGCACCCCGAGGAATACGCCCACACCCGCGAACTCATCCTCAACAACGCCTCGCGCGCCGACGATCCCCTCGCCGAGATCGCCGAAGAGGTGCGCGTGGTCCTGCGCGAGGCGGGTCTGCAGGCCGAAGTCCTCATCCGGCCACGGCACTTCGTCTCCGTGCACCGCGTCTCGCGCAAGCGCGGCGAGCTGCGCGGCTCCGACTTCGGGCGCGTCCTGGTGCTCGTGAACGAGGACGCCGACTGCTACGGAGTCCTCGGCGAACTGCACACCTGTCTCACGCCGGTGGTCTCGGAGTTCAAGGACTTCATCGCCGTCCCCAAGTTCAACCTGTACCAGTCGCTGCACACCGCGGTCGCCCGCACCGACGGCCAGGTCGCCGAAGTCCTCATCCGTACGCACCAGATGCACAACGTCGCCGAGGCCGGCGTCATCGCGCTCGGCAATCCCTACGCTCCTCCTTCGGAGGAGCAGACGGACGGCGCAGGGGCGGGCTCCGTGGACGGCGAGCGCGCCGACCCCACCCGTCCCGGCTGGCTCTCCCGCCTCCTCGACTGGCAGGAGGCGGCCCCGGACCCCGACACGTTCTGGTCCACGCTTCGCGAAGACCTCGCCCAGGACCGGGAGATCACCGTCTACCGGCCCGACGGCGGCACGCTCGGGCTGCCCGCGGGCGCCAGTTGCGTCGACGCCGCGTACGCCCAGTACGGCGAGGACGCGCACGCCTGCATCGGCGCGCGTGTCAACGGCCGCCTGGTGAGGCTCAGTACGGTCCTGAGCGACGGCGACACCGTGCAACTGCTCATGGGCCAGGACCCGACCTCGGAGCCCTCCAGAGAGTGGCTGGAGCACGCGCACACGCCCGTCGCGCGGATCGCCATCACCCGCTGGCTGGCCGCGCACCCCTCGCCCGCGACACAGCCCGAAGCTCCCGCCGCGACTCCTCGCCCGTCCGCGGACGCGCCCGCCGCGCGTCCGGCCGCCGTGGACGTCGTCGTCGACCAGCCCGGCGCGACGGTACGCCTCGCGGGCTGTTGTACGCCCGTGCCGCCCGACGACGTCACCGGCTTCGCCGTGCGCGGCGGAGTCGTGACCGTGCACCGCGTCGCGTGCTCCGCGGTGGCCCGCATGAAGGGCCTCGGGCGCACGGAGGTCGGTGTGCGCTGGGGGGACACCGCGGGGTGCCGTGTCACGCTCTTCGTCGAGTCCTTCGGAAGGCCTCACCTGCTCGCCGACCTCACCGAGGCCATCGCCCTGGAGGGCGTCGACATCGTCTCGGCGACCGTCGAACCGCCCAGCCAGCAGCGCGTACGCCACACCTACACGCTCCAACTCCCGGACGCCGCCCACCTTCCCGCGCTGATGCGGGCGATGCGCAACGTTCCGGGCGTCTTCGACGTGGGCCGCGCACAGCACCAGACGACGACTACGTAG
- the hflX gene encoding GTPase HflX: MTSSSSPSQDTQSLAQNYPDGLRADALMEEDVAWSHEVDGDRDGDQFDRSDRAALRRVAGLSTELEDVTEVEYRQLRLERVVLVGVWTTGTVTDSENSLAELAALAETAGALVLDGVVQRRDKPDAATYIGSGKANELRDIVLETGADTVICDGELSPGQLIHLEDVVKVKVIDRTALILDIFAQHAKSREGKAQVALAQMQYMLPRLRGWGQSLSRQMGGGKGGGLATRGPGETKIETDRRRIREKMAKMRREIADMKTGREIKRQERRRNKVPSVAIAGYTNAGKSSLLNRLTGAGVLVQNELFATLDPTVRRAETPSGRIYTLADTVGFVRHLPHHLVEAFRSTMEEVGDADLILHVVDGSHPAPEEQLAAVREVIRDVGATKVPEIVVINKADTADPLVLQRLMRNEKRSIAVSARTGQGIDELLALVDIELPRPSVEIEVLVPYTLGRLVARAHSEGEVISEEHTPEGTLLKVRVHEELAAELMPYVPVPAA, from the coding sequence ATGACCTCCTCTTCTTCCCCTTCCCAGGACACGCAGAGCCTCGCGCAGAACTACCCCGACGGTCTTCGGGCCGATGCCCTGATGGAAGAGGACGTCGCCTGGAGCCACGAGGTCGACGGAGACCGGGACGGCGACCAGTTCGACCGCTCCGACCGTGCGGCCCTGCGCCGTGTCGCGGGCCTCTCCACCGAGCTCGAGGACGTCACCGAGGTCGAGTACCGACAGCTCCGTCTGGAGCGCGTGGTACTCGTCGGTGTGTGGACCACGGGGACCGTGACCGACTCTGAGAACTCCCTCGCGGAGCTGGCCGCCCTCGCCGAGACCGCGGGCGCGCTCGTGCTCGACGGCGTGGTCCAGCGCCGCGACAAGCCCGACGCGGCCACGTACATCGGCTCCGGCAAGGCCAACGAACTGCGGGACATCGTGCTCGAGACCGGCGCGGACACCGTCATCTGCGACGGTGAGCTCTCGCCGGGCCAGCTCATCCACCTCGAAGACGTCGTCAAGGTCAAGGTCATCGACCGTACGGCCCTGATCCTCGACATCTTCGCCCAGCACGCCAAGTCCCGGGAGGGCAAGGCGCAGGTCGCGCTCGCGCAGATGCAGTACATGCTGCCGAGGCTGCGAGGCTGGGGTCAGTCGCTGTCCCGTCAGATGGGCGGCGGCAAGGGCGGCGGACTCGCCACCCGTGGTCCCGGTGAGACCAAGATCGAGACCGACCGGCGCCGCATCCGCGAGAAGATGGCGAAGATGCGCCGGGAGATCGCGGACATGAAGACCGGCCGCGAGATCAAGCGCCAGGAGCGCCGTCGCAACAAGGTGCCCTCGGTGGCGATCGCCGGTTACACCAACGCAGGCAAGTCCTCGCTGCTCAACCGCCTCACGGGCGCGGGCGTGCTGGTGCAGAACGAACTGTTCGCCACCCTCGACCCGACCGTGCGCCGTGCCGAGACGCCCAGCGGGCGGATCTACACACTCGCGGACACCGTCGGATTCGTCCGGCACCTGCCGCACCACCTCGTCGAGGCGTTCCGCTCCACAATGGAGGAGGTCGGCGACGCCGACCTGATCCTGCACGTGGTGGACGGTTCGCACCCGGCGCCGGAGGAGCAGCTGGCCGCCGTGCGCGAGGTCATCCGCGACGTGGGCGCGACCAAGGTGCCCGAGATCGTGGTGATCAACAAGGCGGACACGGCCGACCCGCTGGTGCTCCAGCGGCTGATGCGGAACGAGAAGCGCTCCATCGCCGTCTCGGCCCGTACGGGCCAGGGCATCGACGAGCTGCTCGCGCTCGTCGACATCGAACTGCCGCGCCCCTCGGTCGAGATCGAGGTCCTCGTGCCGTACACGCTCGGCCGACTGGTCGCGCGCGCCCACTCCGAGGGCGAGGTGATCTCCGAGGAGCACACCCCGGAGGGCACCCTGCTGAAGGTGCGGGTGCACGAGGAACTGGCGGCGGAGCTGATGCCGTACGTTCCGGTGCCGGCCGCCTGA